TGTGGGAGGAGGCATCAATGAACTCAGAGATGCCGAAATTCTCCTGGAATCAGGAGCGGATAAAATATCGGTTAATTCGGCAGCGGTCAATGCTCCTGAGCTGATTGACATGATGGCTGAAAATTTTGGCAGTCAGTTTGTCACCCTGGCCATTGATGCCAAGCATATTGAGGGATCGTGGAAAGTATTTATCAACGGGGGAAGGATCAACACGGATAAAGACCTCTTTCAATGGGCCAAAGAAGGAGAAGAAAGAGGGTGCGGAGAGATTTTGTTCACCTCCATGGATCACGATGGGTCCAAAGAAGGCTATGCTCTGGAGCCTTTAAATGTGCTGAGTAAGATTCTGTCCATTCCTGTTATTGCCTCCGGAGGTGCCGGCAAAATGGAGCATTTTTCCGAAGTGTTTACCGGGACCCATGTAGACGCAGCACTGGCTGCAAGTATTTTCCACTACAAAGAGATAGGTCTGGTAGAGCTGAAAAACTATCTGAAGCAGCAGGGAGTTGAGGTGAGAATTTGAGAAGAAGGGAAATGTAGTTATGAGTTGTGAGTAAAGAAGTAGGCAGTAAGCAGAAAGCAGTAAACAGCGAAGAGTCTAAAGGCAGGCAGTAGAGACGCAAGGCTTGCGTCTCGGAGATTATAGGCAAGAAAAAGGGAATACGGGAAGAGGAGAATACGAGAAAAGTAGTGAGTTTTGAGTAGGGAGGGTAATGAGCTTGTGAGTTAACAGTTTCGGGTACCGGCTTGGAGTTAGCTACAGAAGATAGTGGGAAAAGTATGAAGATGAGAANNNNNNNNNNNNNNNNNNNNNNNNNNNNNNNNNNNNNNNNNNNNNNNNNNNNNNNNNNNNNNNNNGTGTGTGAGTTGAAAACAGTAAAGAAGTAGGCAGTAAGCAGTAAGCAGTAAGCAGTGAGATTTCTGCTCAGCTCTCAGTTCTCAGCTCTCAGTGCCCAGTTCTCA
The DNA window shown above is from Bacteroidales bacterium and carries:
- the hisF gene encoding imidazole glycerol phosphate synthase subunit HisF gives rise to the protein MLAKRIIPCLDVKEGKTVKGIRFKEIKDVGDPVELGELYSREGADELVYLDITASHEKRKTLPQLVRRIAENLNIPFTVGGGINELRDAEILLESGADKISVNSAAVNAPELIDMMAENFGSQFVTLAIDAKHIEGSWKVFINGGRINTDKDLFQWAKEGEERGCGEILFTSMDHDGSKEGYALEPLNVLSKILSIPVIASGGAGKMEHFSEVFTGTHVDAALAASIFHYKEIGLVELKNYLKQQGVEVRI